GATAGGGCACAGCATGATTCGAGTTCGCAACCTGTTGCTCTAAGCCACGGAAATCCTGAATGAAACGGACACTTTCCATTGGCGATGACTTGCGCCGATGTGGTGCTGGCAGTCGAGCCCGGAACCTGTCGAATTCACGAGAACAAGATGGGCTTGGTGTTCAGGCGGCGCGACAGCGCATGTCGCTGGGGAAAGAGCACCCCTATGCAATTGGGTCAGAATTGTCATGATGCAGGTCCACGCATCGGCTGGACCGCCCAGGCCGAAACCCGAACAGCCGGAAACCCTTGAAGATCAGCTCGCAGAAACCGGACAAGGCAATCGAAGAGCGGCGCGTTCGCGTGGTCGTCGCCGAACGCAATCCGCTCGTCATATCGGCCCTGCGCGAAATGCTCGAATGCGACGGGCGTTTCGAACTTCTGGGCTCGGTGCAAAGCGGCAAGCATTTCCTGGAACTGGCAATGGCGGGCGAATTCGACGTCGCCGTCATCGGCTGGAAGCTCTCCGACATGGATGGCGCGGATGTTCTGGCCGAGGTCCAGGGCCGCAAGCTTGATGTGCGCATAACGGTGTTTTCAAATGACCATGACATCGGCATCCTGAAGCAGTGCGTGCGGCTGGGAGCCCAGGGCTACTGCTTTCAGTTCGACGATCCGGCCATCATCTTCGAGACGATGCTGGCCGTCGCGCACGGGCGCATCTGCATCCCCTTTATCGACATCAACAAGGTCAACGACACGCCGCTGGCGCTGCTCACGGTCCGCGAGCGCGAGCTGCTGGCGGTGCTCTCCGACGGCTGGACCAATCTGCAGATCGCGACGCGGACGGGCATTTCCGAGAACACGGTGAAATACCACCTCAAGAATCTCTACGACAAGCTCGACGTCCGCAACCGGGCGATGGCCGTAGCGCTCTATGCGCGCGAGAAGCGTACCCAGAAACAGCCTTTCGGGTAGGCCAAACGGGTAGGCCAGTCCCACCCGCACGCGGCAAGATCTTACCCGCCAAGGTGTGGCTTCCATTCGCCATCGAAACGAAACTCTCCGTCACCGCTTTGCTTGATCAGGAGGAGTTCGCACCATGGCCGGTTTCACCCATCTTTTCATTCCGGGGCCGACCAACATCCCCGAACAGGTCCGGCAGGCGATGAACCTGCCAATGGAGGACATGCGCGCCGCGTCCTTCCCCGATCTCACGCTGCCACTGTTCGAGGACATCAAGCGCGTCTTCAAGAACGAGAACGGCCGCGTCTTCATCTATCCATCCTCGGGCACGGGCGCCTGGGAAGCGGCGATGACCAATGTGCTCAGCCCCGGCGACCGCGTGCTGATGTCGCGCTTCGGCCAGTTCTCGCATCTGTGGGTCGACATGGCCGAGCGCCTCGGCTTCGAAGTCGATGCCATCGACTGCGAATGGGGGACCGGCGTGCCGCTAGAGCTTTACGCGGAGCGGCTGAAGGCTGACAAGGCGCACCGCATCAAGGCCGTCTTCTGCACGCAGAACGAGACGGCGACCGGCGTGACCAGCGACGTCGCTGGCTGCCGCGCCGCACTCGATGAGGCAAACCATCCTGCCCTCCTCTTCGTCGACGGCGTGTCGTCGATCGGCTCGATCGACTTCCGTCAGGAGGAATGGGGCGTCGACTGCGCGGTCAGCGGCTCGCAGAAAGGTTTCATGCTGCCCGCCGGTCTCGGCTTCCTGTCGGTGAGCAAAAAGGCGCTTGTCGCTTCGAGAACCGCCACCCACCGGCGCTGCTTCTTCTCCTTCGAGGACATGATCCGCGCCAACGATGCCGGCTATTTCCCCTACACGCCGGCGACGCAGCTGCTGCGCGGCCTGCGTGCCTCGCTCGACCTGATCGAGGACGAAGGGCTCGACGCCATCTTCGCCCGCCACCATCGTCTCGCTGAAGGCGTGCGCAAGGCGGTCGACGCGTGGGGCCTGAAACTCTGCGCCAAGGCGCCGAAATGGCATTCCGATACGGTGAGCGCCATCCTGGTTCCGGAAGGCATCGACAGCGGCGACGTCGTCAAGCGCGCCTACGGCACCTACCAGACGTCGCTCGGCGGCGGCCTCAACAAGGTGTTCGGCAAGGTGTTCCGCATCGGCCATCTCGGCTGGTTGAACGAGGTCATGGTGCTCGCCTCGCTTTCGGCGGCCGAGATGGCGCTGCTCGATTGCGGCGTGCGGCTGGCGCCGGGCTCCGGCGTCGGCGCGGCCATACAGCACTTCCGCGCCTCGGCGCAGATGCCGGTCGCCGAAGCGGCGTGAGAGGGAGCCAACGATGAGCCACACCATCAACCACCTTAAGAAATTGCGGCTGCAGCGCAGCGAGCTGGCGGTTCCCGGCTCCAGCCCGGAAATGATCGACAAGGCGGCGAACAGCGCCGCCGACTTCGTCTTCCTCGATATCGAGGACGCGGTCGCCCCGCCCGACAAGGAACGCGCCCGCAAGAACATCATCCAGGCGCTCAACGACATCGACTGGCGCGCCAAGGGCAAGACCGTCTCGGTGCGCATCAACGGTCTGGACACCCATTACATGTACCGCGACGTGGTCGACGTGATGGAACAGGCCGGTGACCGCCTGGACACGATACTGGTGCCGAAGGTCGGCGTGCCGGCCGACCTCTATATGGTCGAGGCCATGGTCAACCAGATCGAGATGGCCAAGGGTTTCAAGACCCGCGTCGGTCTCGAAGCGCTGATCGAGACCGCACTCGGCATGGCCAATGTCGAGGCCATTGCCGCGACACCCGGTCGGCTGGAGGCGATGCATTTCGGTGTCGCCGATTATGCGGCAAGCTGCAAGGCGCGTACCGTCAACATCGGCGGCCTCAATCCCGACTATCCCGGCGACCAGTGGCATTTCGCGCTGTCGCGGATGACGGTCGCCTGCCGGGCATACGGCCTGCGCGCCATCGACGGACCGTTCGGCGATTTCTCCGATCCGGAGGGTTATGTCGCTGGAGCCAGGCGTGCCGCCGCCCTCGGCATCGAAGGCAAATGGGCGATCCACCCCTCGCAGATCGCGCTCGCCAACGACGTCTTCTCGCCTCCGGAAAAGGAGGTGACGCGCGCCAGGCGCATCCTCGAGGTGCTGAAGGAGGCCGAGGCGCTCGGCAAGGGAGCGGCCGCCCTCGACGGCAAGATGATCGACGCCGCATCGGAGCGCATGGCGAGGAACGTCCTGGTGGTCAACGAAGCCATCGAACGCGCCGGCCAACCTGCTCGCTGACGAGAGTCGCGCGTCGCCACTCATGAGTTTACGGGAGGATAACAATGGACATCCACGAATATCAGGCCAAGGAACTGCTCGCCCGTCACGGAGTGCATGTGCCGCGCGGCGGGCTGGCCTACAGCCCCGAACAGGCGACCTACCGGGCGCGCGAGATCGGCGGCGGCAAATGGGTGCTGAAGGCGCAGGTTCATTCCGGCGCGCGCGGCAAGGCCGGCGGCATCAAGCTGTGCACCAATGACGAGGAGATCTCGAGCGCCGCCGAAGCGATGCTCGGCCGCAAGCTGGTGACTCATCAGACCGGCCCGCGCGGCAAGCTGATCTCGCGGCTCTATCTGGAGGAAGCGGTCGACATCGCCCAGGAGCTCTATCTCGGCTTCGTGCTCGACCGCAAGGAAGAACGCGTCATGATCGTGGCCTCGGCCGCCGGTGGCATGGAGATCGAGGACATCTCAGAGAAAAAACCTGATTCCATCATCCGCGCGACTGTCGATCCCGGCGTCGGCATGCAGCGCTTCCAGGCGCGCGAGATCGCCTTCGGGCTCGGGCTGGAGGACAGCCTGATTGGCAAGGCGACCGAGACCATCTTCAGCTGCTACCAGGTGTTCCGCGACTACGACGCCTCGATGCTGGAGATCAATCCGCTGGTGGTGACACGCGACGGCAACCTGGTCGCGCTCGACGCCAAGATGTCGTTCGACGAGAACGCGCTGTTCCGCCGGCCGGAAATCTCCGAACTGCGCGACAAGAGCCAGGAAGACCCGCGCGAGACCTTCGCCAGCGACCGCGGCCTCTCCTATGTCGGCCTCGACGGCAACATCGGCTGCATCATCAATGGCGCCGGCCTCGCGATGGCAACCATGGACATGATCAAGATCGCCGGCGGCGAGCCGGCCAACTTCCTCGACATCGGCGGCGGCGCCTCGCCCGAGCGGGTGGCGAAATCCTTCCGCGCCGTGCTTGGCGACAAGAATGTCGAGACCATCCTCGTCAACATCTTCGCCGGCATCAACCGCTGCGACTGGGTCGCCGAAGGCGTCGTCAAGGCGATCCGTGAGGTTGGCGTGACCGTGCCGCTGGTTGTGCGGCTCTCCGGCACCAAGGCCGAGGAAGGGCGCCGCATCCTGGCCGATTCCGGCGAGGCGGTGATCGTCGCCGACACGCTGGCCGAAGCCGCCGAAAAGGCCGTCGCCGCATGGCGTGCGGCCAACGAGAGAAAAGCAGCCTGAGGGAGGTCGAAACCATGGCAATCCTGCTCAACCGCAGCACGCGCGTTATCGTGCAAGGCTTCACCGGCAAGATCGGCAGTTTCCACGCCGAGGACATGAAGCGCTATGGCACCAAGCTCGTCGGTGGTGTCACCCCCGGCAAGGGCGGCCAGACGCATCTCGGCCTGCCCGTCTTCAACACGGTCAAGGGCGCGGTGCGCGAAACCCGCGCCGAGGCCAGCATCGTCTTCGTGCCGCCGCCCTTCGCCGCTGATTCGATCATGGAGGCGGCGGATGCGGGGATAAAACTCTGCGTCTGCATCACCGACGGCATCCCCTCGCAGGACATGATGCAGGTCAAGCGCTACATGCGCCGCTACCGCTTCGAGGACCGCATGCGGCTGGTCGGCCCGAACTGCGCTGGCATGATCACGCCGGGACAGGCGCTGATGGGCATCATGCCCGGTTCGATCTACCTGCCCGGCCGCATCGGCATTGTCGGCCGCTCGGGAACGCTCGGCTATGAGGCCGCCTCGCAGATGAAGGCGCTCGGCATTGGTGTGTCAACCAGCGTCGGCATCGGCGGCGATCCAATCAACGGCTCGTCCTTCAAGGACATTCTGAGGCTGTTCGAACAGGATGACGAGACCGATGCCGTGGTGATGATCGGCGAGATCGGCGGGCCGCAGGAAGCCGAAGCCGCGATCTGGGCGCGCGACAGCATGCGCAAGCCATTGATCGCCTATATCGCCGGCCTTTCGGCGCCGAAAGGCCGCCGCATGGGCCATGCCGGCGCCATCATTTCGGCCTTCGGCGAGTCGGCGCAGGAGAAGGTCGAAATCCTGAAAGAGGCCGGCGTCGTCATCGTGCCGACGCCGTCCTCCTTCGGCGAAGTCGTGGCGGATACGCTGGCACGCATAAAGAAGGCTGCTTGATGGCCGACCGGCCGAAGGCCGCAAAGCCGCGCTTGATATGTTTACCCGCAGATAACCGACGAGCATCGAAGCGATCCTCACCGAACGCTTCGACACGACGTTCAACGCCAGCGATGCGTAAAACAAATACTTAGAGCGGTTCAGCGTCTCACGCAGTCACTGAACCGCTCCAAGGTGCGGCCACAGCGGCAATCGATGGACGGGTCAGGAAATCGGTTTGGAACAGAGCAGGCGCATCAGATTTCGTGAAGACGAGCGCAGCCTTTTGTTGCGCCTGCTGCTTCAGGTCGCAAGCGCGCGCGAGCCGGAGATCGCCGCTGTTCTAAGCGGACGCAGGTCGCTTGTCTCGCTTGCCGCGGAGCAGCGCATCCCGGCGCTTCAGGCGAGCGGCGTATGGTTCCAGTTGCTGACGATTGCCGACGAGTTGCTTGCCATGCGAACGCGTCGCGAACTCGAACAAGGCGCGGGTGTCGACGAAGTGCCCGGATCGTTCGCCAGCGTGATCGCGCAGATGGCGGCGAACGGCCACTCGGCGGAGGAAGTCCAGGCGACGCTCGATGAGCTTTGCGTCGGCCCGACCATGACCGCGCATCCGACAGAGGCCAAACGCGTCACGGTTCTGGAGATCCACCGGCGTATCTATCGCAAGCTGACCGAACTCGACCAGCCGCGCTGGGCGCCGGGCGAACGTGACCTGTTGGTCGCCGATCTGGAAAGCGAGATCGAGCTTCTGTGGATGACGGGCGAGCTGCGGCTGGAGCGTCCGACGGTCGAACGCGAAATCGCTTGGGGCCTGCATTTCTTTCGCGAAGTCATCTTCGAGGCGACGCCGCAGCTCTATGGCAAGCTTCAAGGCGCTTTCGAGCGTCACTATCCGGGAGAGCCGATCAGAATCCCTTCTTTCATGCGCTATGCCTCGTGGATCGGCGGCGACCGCGATGGCAATCCAAACGTGACGGCTTTGGTCACCGCCCATGCCGTGGCCGAATACCGCAATACCGCGATAGGCTGGTATCTGACGCAGGTGCAGCGGCTGGTGACGGTGCTCAGCGCCAGCTCGAACGTCGTTGAGCTGCCGGCCAACTTCAAGCCGGTGCTGCAAACGGCGCTTGATAAAAGCGGACAGGCGCAAGAGATCGCCACCCGCAATCCTGACGAACCGCTTCGCCAGTTCGCTTCGGCCTTGCTTGCCCGGCTGGAGGCCACGCGAGACGGCGGCACGGCGGCGTACCTCTCGGCGGAGGCGTTTCGTGTCGATCTGAACGGCCTGTCATGCGTTCTCGAAGCAATCGGAGGGCGCGCGGTAGCCAGGCGTTTCGTGCAGCCCCTGCTTTGGCAGGTCGGAAGCTTCGGCTTCCGTACCGTCTCGCTCGACATCCGGCAGAACTCCACGGTCGTCAACCGTGTGCTGGCCGAGCTGTTTGCGCTGACAAATCCCACAGATCCGGTCGCGGCCGGCACACCGCAATGGTCGGCGCGCATTCGCGCAGCCTTAAGCGGGGGCGAACGGCTGGAGATCGACGCAGGCCGGCTTTCGCCGGAAGCAGGTGAGCTGCTTTCGACATTCTCCGTCATCCGCGAGCAGATCTCCAGCTCGGATGCCGACGCCGTCGGCTCTTTCGTTCTCAGCATGACCCGCTCGGCCGACGATCTGCTCGCGGTCTATCTACTGGCGCAATATTGCGGACTCTCCACCGCGCCTGGTGGCGGCGGCACAATCAGGCTGCGGATCGTGCCATTGTTCGAGACCATCGCCGATCTGCAGGCAGCACCCGTCATCCTGAACGAATTGCTCGGCATTTCGCTGGTGAGGCGGACGGTGCGGGATTTCGGCGCGCGCCAGGAGATCATGCTTGGCTACTCGGATTCCAACAAGGACGGCGGTTTCCTGGCTTCCAATTGGGAATTGGCAAAGGCGCAAAAGCGCCTCGCTGCCATCGGCCGTAAGCATAGGGTCAGGATCAGCTTCTTTCATGGTCGCGGCGGCTCTGTCAGCCGTGGCGGCGCGCCGACCGGCCGGGCAATCGCGGCACAGCCGGCAGGCACCGTCGCCGGAGCCATGCGGGTGACCGAACAGGGCGAGGTCGTATCGTCGAAATTCGCCAATCGCGGCACCGGCCTCAACCAGCTCGAGGTTCTCGCCGCCGGCGTGCTGGCCCATAGCGTCGGAGCGCCCGGCGGTGTCGAACCGAAGGAAACGCCGGAGTTCGACGAAGCGCTGGAAGCGCTGGCAGGCATGTCGCAGGCATCCTATGCCAGGTTGATGGCCGAGGCCGGCTTTCTCGATTATTTCAACCAGGCGAGCCCGGTCGCGGAACTGGCACTCCTGAAAATGGGCTCACGACCGGATCGCCGTTTCGGCGCCAGCGGGATTGCCGACCTGCGCGCCATTCCCTGGGTGTTCGCCTGGAGCCAGAACCGTCATCTGTTGACCGGCTGGTATGGCATCGGCAGCGCGCTGAGCGCCTTCGTCACAGTGCGCGGCGAGGCCGGGCGCGATCTTCTGGCCCGCATGTTCGAGCATTCGCGCTTCTTCCGCCTGATCGTCGACGAGGCCGAGAAGACGCTTTACCAGTCCGACATGGAGATCGCGCGGCTCTACGCCGGCCTGGTGTCCGACAGCCAAGCGGCTGGGCGAATCTACGCCCGCATCGCCGCCGAATACGAGTTGACGCGACGCCTGATCGGTGACCTCACGGGAGGCGATCTTTCCGCACGCTTTCCGATGTTCAAGCGGCGCTTCGACAATCTGCGGCGGCAGATGGACGACATTCACCGGCTGCAGGTCGAGCTGCTGCGCGAAGTCAGGTCAAATACCAGGACAGCGGATCAAAAGCGGGCGACCGACGCTCTGCTCGTATCGATCAATTGCATCTCGGCTGGCCTCGGGTGGACGGGATAGGCCCGGCTTCTGCCGAGCCACTTCGTCACATTGCATCATCGCCCAGGGCTAGAGCGTCGGGCGAATAGGGTGAATCGTTGGGATTCCCTTTTCGACTGAAATCTGATTCCTATGGATGCGGAGGTGCACCATGGGCAAAGCGGTTTCGCAGGATTTGAGGCTACGACTTGTTCGCGGCATTGCCGAGGGCAAGTCGCGGCGGGCAGTTGCGGCGCAGTTTGAGGTGGCGCCTTCGACGGCGGTACGCGTTCAGGCACGCTATGCGGCGACTGGTTCCGTCGAACCGGCCCGTCAGGGGCGTCCTGCCGGGTCTGGCAAACTCGGCCCGTATCGTCAGGCCATTGTCGACAAAGTGATGGCCAGGCCGGACATCACGATGCCTGAGCTTGGCGCGTGGCTTGAAGACGAGCACGGCGTCAGGGCGGACCCGTCGAACCTGTCGAAGTTGCTGTGCCGGGAGGGGTTTACGTATAAAAAAAGCCCTGCTGGCGTCGGAGCAAGAACGGCCCGACGTGAGAGCGGCGCGGCGTGAGTGGCGCGACCATCATCAGCCTCTGATGCGCGCCGTGCCGGCGCGGATCGTCTTCATCGACGAAACGAGCGTGAAGACCAACATGACCCCATTGCGCGGGCGCAGCCTGCGCGGCAAGAGGCTCCTCGCCGATGCGCCCTTCGGCAAATGGCATACCCAGACCTTCATCGCCGGCCTGCGTTGCCATGAACTGGTGGCCCCCTGGATCATCGAGGGAGCCATCGACGGTGCGGCGTTCGATGCCTATGTCGAAACCCAGCTCGCACCGGCTCTCGGGCGCGGCGACATCGTTATTCTGGACAATCTCAATGTCCACAAAAGTCCGCGCGCCGCAGAGGCACTCAAACAGCGCGGCGCCAGGTTCCTCTTCCTGCCCAAATATTCGCCGGACCTCAACCCGATCGAGATGGCCTTCGCAAAACTCAAAACCCTGTTGCGAAAGGCCAAAGCGCGCACCTACGACGATCTCGTCCGCGCCGTCGGAAGCATCTGCGCCATGTTCGATCCAACCGAATGCTGGAACTATCTCAAACAGGCAGGCTACGTTGCATGTTAATCGCCCGATGCTCTAATTGCCCTATAGCGCCAGCCTTCCGCTCCAAAAGGCCGGCGCATCGGCTATGCCGGCGCTGTCATCTCGGCCTTCGGCGAATTGGCGCGGGAAAAGTGCGCCGACGGTCGCTTCGATTCACGGAGTCGTCCAAGAAACACTTTTGGGGAATTTTGGTGCGGTCGAGAAGACTCGAACTTCCACGGGTTGCCCCACAGCGACCTCAACGCTGCGCGTCTACCAATTCCGCCACGACCGCACGTGGTAGGAGCCGGAACCGACCGGCTCGCGGCGTGTAGCAAATCGTTTCCGGCGAAACAAGTGCGTGGCGAGCAATAATCTCAGGCGATTGGCATAACGGTCCACAGGATTGGGAAACTGGACGTTTGTACCCGATGTCGCCATATGGAGAGCGGACGCATGCCGCCCGGTCGCATGCTTCGGGCTTGACCCGCGGGATGCACAAGCGAAAAACGAAAAAGCCATGCCAGAACGCAGCCAGATCGCCACGTCGTTCCTGCCGCTCCCCGGTTCGGCGCCGGTCGAATGGCTGGTCGAGCCTGGCCTCACCGCCTACCCCGATGCGCTGGCCTTCATGGAGGCGCGTGCCGAGGCGATCCGCGGCGGAGCAACCGGAGAAATGGTCTGGCTGGTCGAACATCCACCGCTCTATACCGCCGGCACCAGCGCGCGCATCGAGGACCTGATCGATCCTGACCGCTTTCCGGTCTTTTCGGCCGGGCGTGGCGGCGAATACACCTATCATGGCCCCGGCCAGCGGGTCGCCTATGTCATGCTCGACCTGAAGCGGCGCCGCGAGGATGTGCGCGCCTTCGTCGCCGCGCTCGAACAGTGGATCATCGGCACGCTCGCCGTCTTCAACGTGCGCGGCGAACGGCGCGAGGACCGGGTCGGTGTCTGGGTTGTCCGGCCCGATCGCCCTGCTCTGCCGGACGGCTCGCCGGCAGAGGACAAGATCGCGGCAATAGGCATTCGGCTGCGGCGCTGGGTGAGCTTTCACGGCATAGCCATCAACGTCGAGCCGAACCTCGGCCATTTCGGCGGCATCGTGCCCTGCGGCGTGCAGGATCACGGCGTCACCAGCCTCGTCGACCTCGGCCTTCCCATTGGCATGGCCGACCTTGATCTGGCGCTCAAATCCGCCTTCGAGGACGTCTTCGGCCCCGCCGCGGCCTTGCCTGCCGAGGCTGCTCGCAAGATCGGTTGAACCTGGCGGGTTCAGCTCAAAGCAATTGCGCCGACGCCCACAGGACGCCGCAGCCATGGATGACGAACACCGCCAGCAGCGCGCCGGCCATGGCGAACCGGTCGACCGCGCGGATCGGTTCCAGTTCGTGGCGCGGCTTCACCCCGCTGCCCATGGTCAGCAGGCTGAGGATCGAAAAGACCGCTCCCGCCGCGAGCAGAAAGCCGGAGGAGAACCCGGCCTGCCCGCCAATCATCAGCAAGGCCGAGAGCAGCAGGAACGAGGCCACCGCCAGCCAGATCGGCCCTGGGCAGATCTGGCGCAGCACCTGACCGCCATCGAACTTCCACACCGGCACCAGATTGGCGATGTTGAACAGGGCCACGCAGCCTGCCAGCGCCGCGAGCAGCGCGGCGGCGCCCTTGTGCCCCTCGCCGCCGGCAAACGCGCTGGCGGCTATGACGATCGGCACCAAGAAAGCGGAGAACCCCGCCCCCATCAATGCCACGAAGGCCACTTCGAACCGGCTGTTGTAGGGCCGGCCGCCAATGGCGATGCCGCCGAGCAGCGGGATGAAGATCATCCGTGCCTTGCGGTGCCCCATCAGCCGGAACGCCGCCATGTGGCCAAGCTCGTGCAAGGCCACCACCGACGTCAGGATCGTGGCCAGCGCCAGCCCGCCGAGATGGAGACCGAAGAACGGCCATAGGATCAATGCCGACAGCACCGCAAAGCCGATCTGGCTCAGCGGATGCTCGAACCAGCCGCCTTTGCGATAACGCCCGGTCGTCGCCCAGCGCTGCAGCTTGGAGAGCTCGCGGCGCATGGCGAAGTAACGGAACACCAGGAAGGCGATGCCGCGGTAGCGGTCGGTCCGGCCAAGGGTCACCCTTGTGCCATGACCCTCGGAAACCAGTTCGGTGGTCTCCTGATAATCCTTCCAGAAAGAACTATCGAGCACGGTATCCTCGATGACGCGCATCGAAAACCGGCTGCCCTCGACAACGTCCTCAAACTTTGACCTGCGCTCGATCGGCTTGCCGTCGCGGCCTTCCCACGACAGCATGATGCGGGTCACGCCCTCCCCGTCCAGCGCTTCGGCTGACAGGATCTCACCGGACCAGCCGGCATCGCTGCCAAGCGGCCACAGCGCCTGCCAGAGGCGCTGGCGGTCCATGGCAACCACGCGGCTCACCCTGACCGTGCGCAAACCAAGCGGCATGGTCATCAAGAGAAAGATCAGCCCGAGATTGCTGGCCACGAGAATGGCCGTAACGATCGGCGACACCTGGACGTTGCTCCCTGCCTTCAGGGTACCCTAACGTCGGGGCGGCAAGAAAGGCTTAACGGGCGGAGTGGCCCTGGCCATCGAGGAAACAGCGACGGCACGCCGCCAATTCACATGGCTCCGATCCAGATCGCCATGGAAATGAGGAACGTGCTCATGCAGACAAGCGAGACGACATCCTGAACCAGATCGGTCATAACTCTCTCCTGTTGTTTGCATGTTCGTATTTTGTTCTAATTTTGTTCGAATGTCAACGACCGAGCATAGGGGGATAGGAGGAGAATTTGACACGGTTAGTGAACGGTTAACCGGTCCGGAGGGTCGTTTGACAAGGCGGTGCCAGCAGACCGTTCAAGGCTGCCGCGCCGACACGGCGCATGACGACGACGGATGGTTCTGACAATTGCGCCGCGCCAGCAGGCTTCCTGTCTCATTTCAAGACGAAGGGGCTGGCATCCGTCTTGCTCCGTAGGTGTTGCCGGTTGATCCCGGTCCTGATCGCGTACTCTGATCAGGTTGTAGGCTCGCCGGGCTTCGAGGTTGTTGGGGTCTTCGCCCGGCGAGTTTATCGGAATGATGATCACCCTATCCTGAGAGCCGCCAATGAGCCTTCAATGCGATTAAGCCGGAGCAGATCGCAATCGCCAACACGATCAGTGCCCATGTGACACCAACGCGGGAAAGTCGCCATCGGCGGCCTTGTCTCATGCGCTTTCGCCAACGGTCAGCCTGATTGGCACCACCGTATTTTCCCTTGCCTTCACGCGCTCGCCGCCGCTTGCTTGAGGCGCGCTCAATCGGGATCTGCCTGTCCGATGTCCCAGACGACTTTGGGGAGCTCGATGCATCCTTCTCATCAAAGTACCCTCGTCACTGGCAAATCTCTCATGATATTTCGCGTGTGTGGCTATGGGGAGACTTGTTATGGCTTGGCGGGTTTTTGGAATTTTGGCGATGGGCCTGATCCCGGTCGCTTTCCTTAGTGGCACTTCGAACGCAAAAGCCTCCAACGCCGACATAGAGCGCTGTATTCATTCGAAGACACCGAACGACAAGGTTTACCATTGCTCGATTGCATTGAGAGGTCGACCTGGCGGAGAGATGACCGATCGCCTCCTTCTTCGAAGAGGCAATGCGCTCATGCAACTCGGAATATTTTCCGAAGCTGTCAAGATTTCTCACGCCTCATCGTGGCTAATCCGACCGTGGCTGGCTATGTCGACAATCGTATGGCCGCCCTGCGATCCCTCGGCCTTTATCAGGAAGCACTCGCGGACGCCAATCACGCAATAGACTTGGCGCCGCACAAAGCCTTTGTCTATCACAGCCGTGGTCTTGTTTTTGAAGACCTAAAACAGTTTGCTTCTGCTTTGAGCGATTTCGACCGAGCAATTTCCCTCGATCCTAACAATGCAGGGTTCATGGTCGAACGTGCGAGGGTCAAAATGGAAGCCGGCCGTGCGAG
The genomic region above belongs to Mesorhizobium sp. B4-1-4 and contains:
- a CDS encoding phosphoenolpyruvate carboxylase, which encodes MEQSRRIRFREDERSLLLRLLLQVASAREPEIAAVLSGRRSLVSLAAEQRIPALQASGVWFQLLTIADELLAMRTRRELEQGAGVDEVPGSFASVIAQMAANGHSAEEVQATLDELCVGPTMTAHPTEAKRVTVLEIHRRIYRKLTELDQPRWAPGERDLLVADLESEIELLWMTGELRLERPTVEREIAWGLHFFREVIFEATPQLYGKLQGAFERHYPGEPIRIPSFMRYASWIGGDRDGNPNVTALVTAHAVAEYRNTAIGWYLTQVQRLVTVLSASSNVVELPANFKPVLQTALDKSGQAQEIATRNPDEPLRQFASALLARLEATRDGGTAAYLSAEAFRVDLNGLSCVLEAIGGRAVARRFVQPLLWQVGSFGFRTVSLDIRQNSTVVNRVLAELFALTNPTDPVAAGTPQWSARIRAALSGGERLEIDAGRLSPEAGELLSTFSVIREQISSSDADAVGSFVLSMTRSADDLLAVYLLAQYCGLSTAPGGGGTIRLRIVPLFETIADLQAAPVILNELLGISLVRRTVRDFGARQEIMLGYSDSNKDGGFLASNWELAKAQKRLAAIGRKHRVRISFFHGRGGSVSRGGAPTGRAIAAQPAGTVAGAMRVTEQGEVVSSKFANRGTGLNQLEVLAAGVLAHSVGAPGGVEPKETPEFDEALEALAGMSQASYARLMAEAGFLDYFNQASPVAELALLKMGSRPDRRFGASGIADLRAIPWVFAWSQNRHLLTGWYGIGSALSAFVTVRGEAGRDLLARMFEHSRFFRLIVDEAEKTLYQSDMEIARLYAGLVSDSQAAGRIYARIAAEYELTRRLIGDLTGGDLSARFPMFKRRFDNLRRQMDDIHRLQVELLREVRSNTRTADQKRATDALLVSINCISAGLGWTG
- a CDS encoding IS630 family transposase (programmed frameshift), with protein sequence MGKAVSQDLRLRLVRGIAEGKSRRAVAAQFEVAPSTAVRVQARYAATGSVEPARQGRPAGSGKLGPYRQAIVDKVMARPDITMPELGAWLEDEHGVRADPSNLSKLLCREGFTYKKSLLASEQERPDVRAARREWRDHHQPLMRAVPARIVFIDETSVKTNMTPLRGRSLRGKRLLADAPFGKWHTQTFIAGLRCHELVAPWIIEGAIDGAAFDAYVETQLAPALGRGDIVILDNLNVHKSPRAAEALKQRGARFLFLPKYSPDLNPIEMAFAKLKTLLRKAKARTYDDLVRAVGSICAMFDPTECWNYLKQAGYVAC
- the lipB gene encoding lipoyl(octanoyl) transferase LipB → MPERSQIATSFLPLPGSAPVEWLVEPGLTAYPDALAFMEARAEAIRGGATGEMVWLVEHPPLYTAGTSARIEDLIDPDRFPVFSAGRGGEYTYHGPGQRVAYVMLDLKRRREDVRAFVAALEQWIIGTLAVFNVRGERREDRVGVWVVRPDRPALPDGSPAEDKIAAIGIRLRRWVSFHGIAINVEPNLGHFGGIVPCGVQDHGVTSLVDLGLPIGMADLDLALKSAFEDVFGPAAALPAEAARKIG
- a CDS encoding site-2 protease family protein, with protein sequence MSPIVTAILVASNLGLIFLLMTMPLGLRTVRVSRVVAMDRQRLWQALWPLGSDAGWSGEILSAEALDGEGVTRIMLSWEGRDGKPIERRSKFEDVVEGSRFSMRVIEDTVLDSSFWKDYQETTELVSEGHGTRVTLGRTDRYRGIAFLVFRYFAMRRELSKLQRWATTGRYRKGGWFEHPLSQIGFAVLSALILWPFFGLHLGGLALATILTSVVALHELGHMAAFRLMGHRKARMIFIPLLGGIAIGGRPYNSRFEVAFVALMGAGFSAFLVPIVIAASAFAGGEGHKGAAALLAALAGCVALFNIANLVPVWKFDGGQVLRQICPGPIWLAVASFLLLSALLMIGGQAGFSSGFLLAAGAVFSILSLLTMGSGVKPRHELEPIRAVDRFAMAGALLAVFVIHGCGVLWASAQLL
- a CDS encoding tetratricopeptide repeat protein yields the protein MAGYVDNRMAALRSLGLYQEALADANHAIDLAPHKAFVYHSRGLVFEDLKQFASALSDFDRAISLDPNNAGFMVERARVKMEAGRASEAVEDLSLAIAQDPGNLAALKQRGMARLALGDLNSAASDLHTYSRAVPDDREVAAAIAGIKPAASRRPSTP